In the Helianthus annuus cultivar XRQ/B chromosome 11, HanXRQr2.0-SUNRISE, whole genome shotgun sequence genome, one interval contains:
- the LOC110890516 gene encoding 26S proteasome regulatory subunit 6A homolog A gives MATPMVEDASFEDDQLASMSTEDIQRASRLLDNEIRILKEELQRTNLELDSFKEKIKENQEKIKLNKQLPYLVGNIVEILEMNPEDEAEEDGANIDLDSQRKGKCVVLKTSTRQTIFLPVVGLVDPDKLKPGDLVGVNKDSYLILDTLPSEYDSRVKAMEVDEKPTEDYNDIGGLEKQIQELVEAIVLPMTHKERFQKLGIRPPKGVLLYGPPGTGKTLMARACAAQTNATFLKLAGPQLVQMFIGDGAKLVRDAFQLAKEKSPCIIFIDEIDAIGTKRFDSEVSGDREVQRTMLELLNQLDGFSSDERIKVIAATNRADILDPALMRSGRLDRKIEFPHPTEEARARIMQIHSRKMNVHPDVNFEELARSTDDFNGAQLKAVCVEAGMLALRRDATEVNHEDFNEGIIQVQAKKKASLNYYA, from the exons ATGGCGACACCGATGGTAGAAGACGCAAGCTTCGAAGACGATCAGCTAGCGTCTATGTCAACGGAAGATATTCAAAGAGCTTCTCGTCTTCTCGATAACGAGATTCGAATCCTCAAG GAAGAATTGCAGAGAACTAATCTCGAATTGGACTCGTTTAAGGAGAAGATCAAGGAGAATCAGGAGAAGATTAAACTCAACAAGCAACTTCCTTATTTGGTTGGAAATATTGTTGAG ATTTTGGAAATGAACCCAGAGGATGAAGCTGAGGAAGATGGTGCTAATATTGACCTTGACTCGCAAAGGAAGGGTAAATGTGTTGTGCTAAAAACTTCTACTCGTCAG ACAATTTTCTTACCTGTGGTTGGTCTTGTGGACCCGGATAAACTGAAACCCGGTGATTTGGTGGGTGTGAACAAAGATAGTTACTTGATATTGGACACATTGCCATCTGAGTATGATTCTCGAGTTAAAGCCATGGAGGTTGATGAAAAACCTACTGAAGATTACAATGACATTGGAGGCCTTGAAAAACAG ATACAAGAGCTAGTTGAGGCTATAGTCTTGCCAATGACTCATAAAGAGCGGTTTCAAAAATTAGGGATCCGTCCACCTAAAGGAGTGCTTTTGTATGGGCCACCGGGAACCGGGAAAACTTTAATGGCTCGAGCATGTGCTGCACAAACGAATGCTACTTTCCTGAAGCTAGCCGGACCCCAGCTTGTTCAG ATGTTTATTGGTGATGGTGCAAAACTTGTTCGTGATGCATTTCAACTTGCAAAAGAGAAATCTCCTTGCATCATATTTATCGATGAAATTGATGCTATTGGTACAAAGCGGTTTGATAG TGAAGTAAGCGGGGATAGGGAGGTCCAGAGAACTATGTTAGAACTACTTAATCAGTTGGATGGTTTCAGCAGTGATGAGCGAATTAAG GTAATAGCAGCAACAAATCGTGCTGATATTTTAGACCCTGCCCTCATGCGTTCTGGACGATTGGATCGTAAGATCGAGTTTCCTCATCCTACTGAGGAAGCCAGGGCCCGGATCATGCAG ATTCATTCCCGGAAGATGAACGTTCACCCAGATGTCAACTTTGAAGAGCTGGCTCGCTCTACGGATGACTTCAATGGGGCACAATTGAAAGCTGTCTGTGTGGAAGCTGGCATGCTCGCTCTTCGCCGTGATGCAACTGAG GTAAACCATGAAGACTTTAATGAAGGTATCATACAAGTTCAAGCTAAGAAGAAAGCAAGCTTAAATTACTATGCTTAG
- the LOC110892114 gene encoding root allergen protein has protein sequence MDVVSMEVEITSSLSPSKLFNVFSDFDTIAPKVIPQVYKSIALIQGDGGVGSIKSVTFHDGATWKLKIDSIDTSEYLFSYTLFESDDLSGIMDTATHHIKFIPSTNGGSVYKHTTLVKCKGDAKLTDDFINLCKEALKNSFNALESYAIDHPNAY, from the exons ATGGATGTTGTTTCCATGGAGGTCGAGATCACTTCTTCGCTTTCACCTTCTAAACTTTTCAATGTCTTTTCTGACTTCGACACCATCGCACCTAAGGTAATCCCTCAAGTATACAAATCCATCGCCCTTATCCAAGGTGATGGTGGTGTTGGAAGCATCAAGAGCGTTACATTCCACGATG GTGCAACTTGGAAACTTAAGATCGATTCCATTGACACAAGCGAGTATTTGTTCAGCTATACTTTGTTTGAAAGCGATGATTTGAGTGGCATAATGGACACAGCAACGCATCATATTAAGTTTATTCCTTCTACTAATGGAGGATCTGTTTACAAACATACGACTTTGGTTAAGTGTAAAGGCGATGCTAAGCTAACCGATGATTTTATTAACCTTTGCAAAGAAGCATTGAAGAATAGTTTCAATGCACTAGAGTCTTATGCTATTGATCATCCAAATGCTTACTAG